A single Chiloscyllium punctatum isolate Juve2018m chromosome 26, sChiPun1.3, whole genome shotgun sequence DNA region contains:
- the ankrd11 gene encoding ankyrin repeat domain-containing protein 11 isoform X2 has protein sequence MQMTAEESTNSPDRTPKHPSQSILGQKRTPSSASKTKDKVNKRNERGETRLHRAAIRGDARRIKELISEGADVNVKDFAGWTALHEACNRGYYDVAKQLLAAGAEVNTKGLDDDTPLHDAANNGHRKVVKLLLRYGGNPHQSNRKGETPLKVANSPTMVNLLLGKASCSSSDESSTETSEDEDAPSVAPSSSIDGNNTDSEFEKGLRHKIKRQESSKTVTQVKDEYEFDEDDEEDRIPPVDDKHLLKKDYRKDMKINSCISIPKLETKTYSKNSLLTPKKTPRRILSDTNSSDEEDRLIRFSPPLSRPLVHASLPNASSKQRESLVKKQQKEKTKVKKKWKKEVKNKEVRLGKDEDLFNSSATESDDSESEEEDKGSIQSGISMKESFMSLKESTMFSSLPASCSSSQASYMSSKHIPSLAEQHTKPWRTDSWKSNMSPVWSDVSSLSESVRTRLTSESDYSSEDSSLESIKPSKEVKVHKKKNLIDGDVIEKKVTDDIFKILNTDGIVRKFDKKGKVVKKHKMKHRHKIKDKEKGKSQSTVTEYDKFSKAESLNMDESKQRADKCLSPEVVKHDKEELKKEEREKLFKVKPEEKDWLLKDDLGKTCKEEKLTKKIRDTTKDVNKSLKEEKEKMSKVNKEKSFKEREKYSKEEKLKIHKDDKKKKAKDKFAKGEKYQKSDKDKGLKDDKEKLKKEKTHKEESDYEDLKIRNQFVDDDRFSASDHEDNWFSDLSSDSSFSDLKEDNWSIPIKDLKEHKDGAVGKLVVETMKEESKERKKELKLKEKRELNEKRHDKDTRKKDRDYVEKNAEKKKDQSDKHKSGQGCPLEKDKKRKDSTESVKDRKDKDTFENIKDRKDTISEYSKERKDLKGKPEDASKGDSREFVSECFFKEKSESDFTGRMIEARERHYSGKERDKKEGPEKKDRIKMEKHKDKSKEKLSLEIEKEKIEKSLIDKFLKDKDTDREKLYREPGSFKDKREQKEKNRDLFSRDKDRKMLELNKEREKNVMEKHNEKDKDVPERKEKEKIDKQKGTDLEIGKEKCWHSRANDIFTDESGDEVNYREFESNQMCRSDTQPEKEEAKAEREPFLSDKQRRCSVDKHSAEKHKDKELKDKKKDKISDSGKDKREKCLSERQREKKEKELGDKFKEKKERVLTNSNLEKKFKLKLPEKMEKRHSCDEKLKAKGKDKIDKELLLKEKRLSKGNTIEEEKKCPEKLQTTTLNELKEDSNDKSSEISSDSFTERTHDSATCGFNDVANVDHDIGEEKMKDSLFILYTHEKSKEKERNRHSSSSSSSKKNHEKDKIKREKRDKSEEFRDSAGKREGSTFEREPIMCDSDLLSHFLKLEKEDELDKSVDVVLNEKKDKGESEKELSKKSEKVLITTKERDKDKKKKEKHKDKSKDDKEKHKEKHGELTMICKHSKEEQKSGTKDSLSTVRELNGNKEKAKDDCFKNHDIKQKEKVKEGAEKDKNESVKFRIGENDKLNPSKEISRKDSRPKEKLLVDGDLMMTSFERMLSQKDLEIEERHKKHKERMKLKEKLRHRSGDPKLREKFRNAEEGRRRNFDLPTKKSSIESQQRDKKIKDQMQSQITSPDTQSQPVSGPDAKDWLPSPGLKENLSASPRSDQDRSTGVPKLTPVVSCPSYEDLLPAPHTPNCVNEDLTDLFEGIESQNSVTISTISMNACSPSFFDRYLNAPTNIQENSNPTSTVPGLYRSLSMDARRPVEDEFNINSDKFYRQQSMPASADYHVSIPQPMEEKSIVQSERFSGLSPTYISPEYGISSPQLEQSHSRVVKSFTENLNPSPESVLNHLQTEPSPSHKYDQLEPSLDSLVTDFGLPLDSSEQQANTPLTSPNSALSASFLPTSGDPFAPNESVQSKLSYPASPHRTFEQLSLSPMANSLDHSVNWSLGSELQLRPPQVSLGEPSKHLSPSETMNTTEMPSVSSISSPFPESPVQCPISTPHLEQDEDRGDMTCVDQMEESPALDGAICSSPGRTDSPLDSCKLLPQKCTGNVTPEAHTIAVENQQEPIKSEKCIQLHQNITSEDQEEPLWNDSFPNSIDDLDLGPFSLPMLPIQDKEDPLVEMTEPESEEIAKTPDTNDSATVNASTEVIDYPPLSSVEEHEANNEILKMEPIIVDDKIVDSVSNITVEKTSVKAEDIGESSIQLLSVQHTESGPEFEDKAVDVTPSSLANGTVFKVLEATEVTVKPVIETAKPTKAEEVPQRMTRNRAQMLANQIKQNNATAMEKDTAPTQLGKAKGRVVDEDDAHVQHPRKRKIPRANHQPMILNPSAQQTREIIQQTLAAIVDAIKLDEIEPYHSDRSNPYFEYLQIRKKIEEKRKILCCIIPQAPQCYAEYVTYTGSYLLDGKPLSKLHIPVIAPPPSLCEPLKELFRHQEAVRGKLRLQHSIEREKLVVSCEQEILRVHCRAARTIANQAVPFSACTMLLDSEVYNMPSENQGDENKTSVRDRFNARQFISWLQDVDDKYDRMKTCLLMRQQHESAALNAVQRMEWQLKVQELDPAGHKSLCVSEVPSFYVPMVDVNDDFVLLPA, from the exons ATCGTACTCCAAAGCATCCCTCGCAGTCGATTCTTGGACAAAAGAGAACACCAAGTTCTGCCTCCAAAACCAAAGACAAAGTAAATAAAAGAAACGAGCGTGGTGAGACACGACTTCACAGAGCTGCCATCCGGGGAGATGCACGGCGGATAAAAGAACTTATTAGTGAAGGTGCAGATGTAAACGTAAAAGACTTTGCAG GATGGACTGCACTCCATGAAGCATGTAACAGAGGTTACTATGATGTTGCTAAGCAACTTCTTGCAGCAGGTGCTGAAGTCAATACAAAAGGCCTAGATGATGACACCCCTCTCCATGATGCAGCTAATAATGGTCATCGTAAG GTCGTGAAGCTGCTGTTGAGATATGGAGGGAATCCTCATCAGAGTAACAGAAAAGGCGAGACACCGCTCAAAGTTGCCAATTCTCCCACCATGGTGAACCTATTACTGGGAAAGGCTTCCTGCAGTTCCAGTGATGAGAGTTCAACAG AAACTTCAGAAGATGAAGATGCTCCCTCAGTTGCACCATCCAGTTCAATTGATGGTAATAATACAGACTCAGAATTTGAGAAGGGCCTAAGGCACAAAATCAAGCGACAAGAGTCCTCTAAAACAGTAACACAAGTCAAAGATGAGTATGAATTTGATGAGGATGATGAGGAAGATAGAATACCACCTGTTGACGACAAACATTTGCTGAAGAAAGATTATCGAAAGGACATGAAAATAAACAGTTGTATTTCTATTCCTAAACTAGAGACAAAAACCTATTCTAAAAATTCTCTTCTAACACCAAAGAAAACTCCACGACGTATATTATCTGACACCAACAGTTCAGATGAAGAAGATAGATTAATACGCTTCTCTCCTCCTCTTAGCAGACCTTTAGTGCATGCTAGTCTGCCGAATGCAAGCTCTAAACAAAGAGAGTCACTGGTTAAAAAGCAACAAAAGGAGAAAACtaaagtgaaaaaaaaatggaaaaaagaggtgaaaaacAAAGAGGTCAGATTGGGTAAGGATGAAGATCTATTCAATTCATCTGCAACAGAAAGTGATGACTCAGAAAGTGAGGAGGAGGATAAAGGTTCCATACAGAGTGGAATTAGCATGAAGGAGTCTTTTATGAGCTTGAAAGAATCAACAATGTTCTCTTCACTTCCTGCATCCTGCTCTTCCTCTCAAGCAAGCTATATGTCATCAAAGCATATTCCCAGTCTTGCAGAGCAACATACTAAACCTTGGCGAACTGATAGTTGGAAATCAAACATGTCACCAGTGTGGTCTGATGTGAGCTCTTTGTCAGAGTCTGTGAGAACGCGACTCACAAGTGAATCAGATTATTCTTCAGAAGATTCAAGTTTAGAGTCTATTAAACCATCAAAAGAGGTGAAAGTCCataaaaagaaaaatctgatCGATGGAGATGTTATAGAAAAGAAAGTGACTGATGATATCTTTAAGATTTTGAACACTGATGGAATAGTTCGGAAATTTGATAAGAAGGGCAAAGTTGTTAAAAAGCATAAAATGAAGCACAGGCACAAAATAAAAGACAAGGAGAAAGGAAAATCTCAGAGCACTGTGACAGAGTATGataaattttcaaaagctgagagTTTAAATATGGATGAATCTAAGCAAAGAGCGGACAAATGTTTAAGTCCAGAAGTAGTTAAACATGACAAAGAAGAATTGAAGAAGGAAGAAAGAGAAAAACTTTTTAAAGTCAAACCTGAAGAAAAAGACTGGTTGCTTAAAGATGATTTAGGGAAAACCTGTAAAGAAGAAAAGCTAACAAAGAAAATTAGAGATACCACTAAAGATGTTAACAAATCtctaaaagaggagaaagagaaaatgTCTAAAGTCAATAAAGAAAAATCTtttaaagagagagaaaaatattcCAAAGAAGAAAAGCTTAAAATTCACAAAGATGATAAAAAGAAAAAGGCAAAGGACAAATTTGCAAAAGGTGAGAAATATCAAAAATCAGACAAAGATAAAGGTCTTAAAGATGACAAGGAAAAACTAAAAAAGGAAAAGACTCACAAAGAGGAATCAGACTATGAGGATCTGAAAATCAGAAATCAGTTTGTAGATGATGATAGGTTCAGTGCGTCTGATCATGAAGATAATTGGTTTTCAGATTTATCCTCTGATTCTTCTTTCTCTGATTTAAAAGAAGATAATTGGAGTATTCCAATCAAAGACTTAAAGGAACACAAAGATGGTGCAGTAGGAAAACTGGTTGTTGAAACGATGAAGGAAGAAAGTAAGGAAAGGAAAAAGGAATTGAAGTTAAAGGAAAAGCGTGAACTAAATGAAAAACGCCATGATAAAGACACAAGGAAGAAAGATAGAGATTATGTAGAAAAAAATGCAGAGAAGAAAAAGGACCAATCTGATAAACATAAGTCAGGACAAGGATGTCCTCTGGAGAAagataaaaagagaaaagactccaCTGAAAGTGTTAAGGACCGAAAAGATAAAGATACTTTTGAAAACATTAAAGATCGGAAAGATACCATATCTGAATATAGCAAGGAAAGGAAAGATCTTAAAGGAAAACCAGAAGATGCCTCCAAAGGTGATTCAAGAGAGTTTGTGAGTGAATGTTTCTTCAAAGAGAAGTCTGAAAGTGATTTCACTGGAAGAATGATCGAAGCAAGAGAGAGACATTattcagggaaagagagagacaaaaaagaGGGACCTGAAAAGAAGGACAGAATAAAAATGGAAAAACATAAAGACAAGTCTAAGGAGAAACTTTCATTGGAAATTGAAAAGGAAAAAATAGAGAAAAGCttgattgataaattcttgaaagACAAAGATACTGATCGAGAAAAGCTATACAGAGAGCCGGGTAGTttcaaagacaaaagagaacaaaaagaaaagaaCCGAGACCTTTTCAGCCGAGACAAGGACAGAAAAATGTTAGAGCTgaacaaagaaagagagaaaaatgtAATGGAAAAACATAACGAAAAAGACAAAGATGTTccagaaagaaaggaaaaagagaaaatagataAACAAAAAGGAACTGATCTGGAAATAGGAAAGGAAAAATGCTGGCATAGCAGAGCAAATGACATCTTCACAGATGAAAGTGGTGATGAGGTAAATTATCGTGAATTTGAAAGTAATCAAATGTGCAGAAGTGACACTCAACCTGAAAAGGAAGAGGCAAAGGCAGAGAGGGAGCCATTTCTCTCTGATAAACAGAGAAGATGCTCAGTTGACAAACATTCAGCAGAAAAGCATAAAGATAAAGAACTGAAAGATAAGAAAAAGGACAAAATTTCAGATAGTgggaaagataagagagaaaaatgTTTAtctgaaagacagagagaaaaaaaggaaaaagaactgGGTGATAAATTTAAAGAAAAGAAGGAAAGAGTGTTAACAAATTCAAATCTAGAAAAGAAATTCAAGCTGAAGCTTCCCGAAAAGATGGAGAAGCGACACTCCTGTGATGAAAAGTTGAAAGCTAAAGGCAAGGATAAAATTGACAAAGAACTCCTATTGAAGGAAAAGAGGCTTTCGAAAGGAAATACaatagaagaagaaaaaaaatgccCAGAAAAACTGCAAACTACAACTCTTAATGAATTGAAAGAGGATTCCAATGACAAGAGCAGCGAAATTTCATCTGACAGCTTCACAGAAAGAACACATGATTCTGCAACGTGTGGTTTTAATGATGTTGCAAATGTTGATCATGAtattggagaggaaaaaatgaaGGATTCTCTTTTCATTTTGTACACAcatgaaaagagtaaagaaaaggagagaaataggcattcatcatcatcatcatcatcaaagaAAAATCATGAGAAAGATAAAATAaagagagagaaacgggacaAATCTGAGGAATTCAGAGACTCTGCTGGAAAAAGAGAAGGTTCAACATTTGAAAGAGAACCCATAATGTGTGATAGTGATTTGCTAAGCCATTTTTTAAAACTTGAGAAAGAAGATGAACTCGACAAAAGTGTGGATGTTGTGttaaatgagaaaaaagacaagggTGAGTCTGAAAAGGAGTTGTCTAAAAAATCAGAAAAAGTTTTGATCACTACCAAGGAGAGGGATAAggataagaaaaagaaagagaagcaCAAAGACAAATCAAAAGATGACAAAGAAAAGCACAAGGAAAAACATGGTGAATTAACCATGATTTGCAAACATTCAAAAGAAGAACAAAAGTCTGGAACTAAAGACTCTCTTTCAACAGTTAGAGAGTTAAATGGAAACAAAGAGAAAGCAAAAGATGACTGTTTCAAAAACCATGACattaaacaaaaagaaaaagtcAAAGAAGGTGCAGAAAAGGATAAAAATGAATCTGTTAAGTTTAGAATCGGTGAAAATGATAAATTAAACCCATCAAAAGAAATTTCCCGTAAGGACAGCAGGCCTAAGGAGAAACTTTTAGTTGATGGAGACCTAATGATGACCAGTTTTGAGCGTATGCTAAGCCAGAAAGATCTAGAAATTGAAGAACGTCACAAAAAACATAAGGAAAGAATGAAACTAAAAGAGAAGCTGAGGCACAGATCAGGTGATCCCAAGTTAAGGGAAAAATTCCGAAATGCAGAAGAAGGACGTAGGAGAAACTTTGATCTGCCAACTAAAAAGAGTTCAATTGAGTCTcaacaaagagacaaaaaaattaAAGATCAAATGCAAAGTCAAATTACATCACCCGACACACAATCTCAGCCAGTTTCTGGTCCCGATGCGAAAGATTGGCTACCTAGTCCTGGGTTGAAGGAGAATTTGTCTGCTTCACCAAGATCTGATCAAGATAGATCCACAGGTGTTCCAAAACTGACTCCAGTGGTTTCTTGTCCAAGCTATGAGGACTTGCTGCCAGCACCCCATACACCTAACTGTGTGAACGAAGATCTTACCGATCTGTTTGAAGGAATAGAGTCCCAGAATTCAGTGACCATCTCCACAATATCCATGAATGCTTGTTCTCCTTCCTTTTTTGATAGATATCTAAATGCCCCCACTAACATTCAAGAGAATTCAAATCCAACCAGCACTGTTCCTGGGCTCTATCGATCATTGTCAATGGATGCCAGAAGGCCAGTAGAAGACGAATTTAACATTAATTCTGACAAATTCTACAGGCAACAGAGTATGCCAGCCTCAGCAGATTATCATGTTTCTATTCCTCAGCCAATGGAGGAGAAGTCCATTGTTCAGTCTGAGAGGTTCTCTGGCTTGTCCCCAACATACATTTCCCCTGAGTATGGTATTTCCTCACCACAGTTGGAACAGTCTCATTCTAGAGTGGTCAAATCATTTACTGAAAATTTGAACCCTTCGCCTGAAAGTGTACTTAATCATTTGCAGACAGAACCTTCACCATCACATAAATATGATCAACTAGAGCCATCTCTAGATAGCTTAGTTACCGACTTTGGTTTGCCATTGGATTCTTCGGAACAGCAAGCAAATACTCCCTTGACTTCTCCTAATTCAGCTTTAAGTGCCAGTTTTCTGCCTACATCTGGAGACCCATTTGCTCCTAATGAGTCAGTCCAGAGTAAACTAAGCTATCCAGCTTCTCCACACAGAACATTTGAACAGCTAAGTCTGAGCCCTATGGCTAATTCATTGGACCATTCAGTGAATTGGTCACTGGGTTCTGAGTTGCAACTGAGGCCACCTCAGGTATCTCTTGGTGAACCCTCCAAACACCTTTCTCCTTCAGAAACTATGAATACCACAGAAATGCCATCAGTTTCATCAATTTCATCTCCTTTTCCTGAATCACCTGTCCAGTGTCCAATATCAACCCCTCATTTGGAGCAAGATGAAGACAGAGGTGATATGACATGTGTGGATCAGATGGAAGAATCGCCAGCTTTAGATGGTGCTATCTGTTCTTCTCCTGGAAGAACAGATTCACCGCTTGATTCCTGCAAGCTACTTCCTCAAAAATGTACTGGGAATGTGACTCCAGAAGCACATACGATAGCTGTTGAAAACCAGCAGGAACCAATTAAATCAGAAAAATGCATACAGCTACACCAGAATATTACTTCTGAAGACCAGGAAGAACCATTATGGAATGATTCTTTTCCAAATTCAATAGATGATCTTGATTTGGGGCCATTCTCACTTCCAATGCTGCCAATACAGGATAAAGAAGATCCACTTGTTGAAATGACAGAGCCTGAATCTGAAGAAATTGCTAAAACACCTGACACTAATGATTCTGCAACTGTGAATGCGAGTACTGAAGTTATAGATTATCCTCCTTTgtcatcagtggaagagcatgAAGCTAATAATGAGATTCTAAAGATGGAGCCAATAATAGTAGATGACAAAATTGTGGATAGTGTCAGTAACATAACAGTAGAAAAGACCTCTGTAAAAGCTGAAGATATCGGGGAGAGTAGTATTCAGCTGCTTTCGGTGCAGCATACTGAATCAGGTCCTGAATTTGAAGACAAAGCTGTGGATGTTACTCCGAGTTCTTTGGCAAATGGCACTGTTTTCAAAGTACTTGAAGCTACAGAGGTGACAGTTAAACCAGTAATTGAGACTGCGAAGCCAACCAAAGCAGAAGAAGTTCCTCAACGAATGACAAGGAACCGAGCGCAAATGTTGGCTAATCAAATCAAACAAAATAATGCTACTGCTATGGAGAAGGATACTGCTCCAACTCAATTAGGAAAAGCAAAAGGGCGAGTTGTGGATGAGGATGACGCACATGTGCAACATCCACGCAAACGAAAAATCCCTCGTGCAAATCATCAACCAATGATTCTCAACCCATCAGCACAGCAAACCCGAGAAATAATCCAACAAACATTGGCAGCTATTGTTGATGCAATTAAATTGGATGAGATTGAACCATATCACAGTGATCGATCAAATCCCTATTTTGAATACCTTCAAATTCGTAAAAAGATTGAAGAAAAGCGTAAAATCTTGTGCTGTATTATCCCACAAGCACCTCAGTGCTATGCTGAATATGTCACGTATACTGGTTCTTACTTGCTGGATGGAAAACCTCTCAGCAAACTCCACATCCCAGTG ATTGCACCACCTCCATCTTTGTGTGAACCACTGAAGGAACTTTTCAGGCATCAAGAAGCAGTGCGTGGCAAACTACGCCTTCAACATAGCATTGAGCGG